DNA from Lactobacillus sp. ESL0791:
GAAATTGACCGCATTGTGGAAATTGATTCGCTGACTGGGGAAATAATCGGTGAACACGAAAGTATATCGTTGTTTCCGGCCACGCACTTTATGACAAGTGACGAGCAGATGAAGCGTGCACTGAAGGCCATTTCTGCGGAAATGGACCTGCAGGTGAAAAAGTTTGAGGGTCAGGGCAAGTTGCTCGAGGCGCAAAGAATCAAGCAGCGAACAACCTATGACATGGAAATGATGGGCGAAGTTGGTTTTACCAGCGGAATTGAAAATTACTCCCGGCACATGGAAGGCAGAAAGGAAGGCGAACCGCCCCATACTCTGCTTGATTTCTTTCCGGATGATTTTTTGATTTTGATTGATGAGTCGCACGCGACAATGCCGGAGGTGCGGGCAATGTATAACGGCGACCGCAACCGTAAGCAAACGTTAGTTGATTACGGTTTTCGCTTGCCGTCGGCACTTGATAACCGTCCCTTAAAACTGGCTGAGTTTGAAAAACACGTTAACCAGATCCTCTACGTGTCGGCGACCCCAGGCGATTACGAGCTGGAGCGCACTAAAAATAAGGTGGAACAGATCATCCGGCCGACCGGCTTGCTTGACCCGAAAATTGAGGTGCGGCCGATTGATGGACAGATTGATGATTTGGTCGCCGAGATTAATAAGCGGATTGACCGCAATGAGCGGGTCTTTGTGACCACACTGACCAAAAAGATGGCCGAGGATCTTACCGATTATTTAAAGGACTTGGGGATTAAGGTTCAGTACCTGCATTCCGATGTTAAAACTCTGGAAAGAATGCAGATCCTGCGGGATTTGCGTTTGGGTAAGTATGATGTTTTAATCGGGATTAACCTGCTGCGTGAAGGTATCGATGTTCCGGAAGTGTCGCTGGTAGCCATTTTGGATGCCGATAAGGAAGGATTTTTGCGGTCATACCGGCCGCTTGTCCAGACAATGGGTCGGGCTTCGCGTAACGAGCATGGTGAGGTTATCATGTATGCCGATACGATTACCGATTCGATGCGGGGTGCGATTGATGCGACCACGCGTCGGCGAAAAATCCAGATGGAATTTAACAAGGAGCACGGCATAACACCAAAAACCATTGTTAAACCGATCAGGGAAGCAATTTCCGCGACGAAATATGTTGAGGATGCGGACAAAGACGAAAGTTTCGCAGACCTGAACTTTGACGAATTGACGGCTAAGCAGAAGAAGGACATGGTCAAGAATTTGCGTGAACAGATGCAGGCGGCAGCTAAGAAGCTTGACTTTGAGAGTGCGGCTAATTTGCGCGATGCGATCATGGAATTGCAGAACGCAGGCAGAAAACCGCTTAAGAAAAAAGGATCAAAACTAAATGGCAAATAACGAAATTGTGATTCGCGGGGCCCGCGAACATAACTTGAAAAATATTGATTTAACTATCCCCAAAGATAAGCTGGTGGTGATAACCGGCTTATCGGGTTCTGGTAAAAGTTCGCTGGCCTTTGACACATTGTATGCCGAGGGACGTCGCCGCTACGTGCAGTCGCTGTCCAGCTATGCCCGCCAATTTTTGGGGCAGATGGATAAGCCGGATGTTGATTCAATTGACGGCCTAAACCCGGCAATTTCGATTGATCAGAAAACAACGTCGCACAATCCGCGCTCAACTGTAGGAACGGTTACGGAAATCAATGATTATCTGCGGCTGTTGTGGGCCCGTGTGGGCCACCCAATCTGTCCAAATGACGGGACGCTGATTGAACGGCAATCGGCAGAACAAATGGTTAACCGGATTTTAAAATTGCCTGAGAGAACAAGAATCCAACTTTTAGCTCCCGTAATTAGGGCGAAGCGCGGGGCGCACAAAGAAGTCTTTAAACGGGTCCAGCGTGCCGGGTACGTGCGGGTAATTGTCGACGGTGAGATGCACGAAATCGGTGAGGATTTGGCGCTAGACAAGAATAAACGGCATACAATCGATATTGTGGTCGACCGTTTAATTGTCAAGGACGGGATCCGCTCGCGTTTGTTTGATTCGGTTGAGTCAGCATTACGCCTGTCAAATGGTTATATGAATGTTGATGTAATTGGTGGTGAGACATTAAGTTTCTCTGAGTATTATGCTTGCCCCAAGTGTGGTTTTACGGTGGGAGAAATGGAACCGCGGCTGTTTTCTTTCAATGCCCCGTTTGGTGCCTGTCCGGATTGTGATGGCCTGGGGATGAAGCTGGAAGTGGACGAGGACCTGGTTTTACCTGATAAGTCCAAGACGCTGGATGAAGGGGCGTTGATTCCGTGGAAAAATTCCAAATATTACAGTGAGATGCTTAAGCAGGCGTGTACAGCTCTGAAAATTCCCATGGATAAGCCGTTTAGCAAGCTTACCAAAAAGCAAAAAAGTATTATCCTCCACGGCTCAACCACAAAGATTAAATTTCACGTCACAGGTGAATTCGGCGTCAATGATACCGAAGTGCCATTTGAGGGTGTGATGGACAATGTCGAGCGGCGCTATCGGCACCCGATGTCAACGTTTATGCGGGATGCAATGGGCAAGTACATGACTGAACTCACATGTTCAACCTGTCACGGTGAGCGCCTTAACGAAAAGGCTTTGGCTGTCAAAGTAATGGGCAAAAACATTGCCGAGGCTTCCGAATTACCGATTGATCATGCCTTGGACTTTTTTAACCAAGTTAAATTAAACGAGCAGGAAACGGCCATTGCCAAGCCAATTTTAAAAGAAGTACGCGACCGGCTCACTTTTCTTGTGAGCGTCGGCCTCAGCTATTTGACTTTGTCGCGGTCTGCCAACACCTTGTCCGGGGGCGAAGCGCAGCGAATTCGGCTGGCAACGCAGATTGGTTCAAACTTGTCCGGTGTCATGTATGTGCTTGACGAACCTTCAATCGGTTTGCATCAACGTGACAACGACCGTCTGATCGCCTCCCTAAAAAAGATGCGGGATTTAGGCAATTCACTGATTGTGGTTGAACACGACGATGAAACGATGCGGCAGGCTGATTATTTAATCGATATGGGGCCTGGTGCTGGTAGTTTTGGCGGCAAAGTGATGGCCGCAGGAACTCCGGAAGAAGTTGCACACAATCCTAATTCATTAACCGGTCAATATTTAACCGGCAAAAAATTTGTTCCGGTGCCGTTAAAAAGGCGGAAAGGCAATGGTAAAAAAATTACTGTTACGGGAGCCCAGGAAAACAACTTAAAGAATCTTACGGTTGATTTCCCGTTAGGCGAATTTATCGTCGTTACCGGAGTTTCTGGTTCGGGAAAGTCGACTTTAGTGAATATGATTTTAAAACGGGCCTTAGCACAAAAAATTAACCGTAATCAGGCTAAGCCAGGCAAATACAAGAGTATCCGTGGTTATAAAAATATCGAAAAAATAATTGATATTGATCAAAGCCCGATCGGTAGAACCCCCCGCAGCAATCCGGCCACCTATACTAGTGTGTTTGATGATATTCGCGGCCTGTTTGCCCAGACAAATGAGTCAAAACTTCGCGGCTATACCAAGGCCCGGTTTTCGTTTAACGTTAAGGGCGGCCGCTGTGAAGCCTGTCATGGCGACGGCATTATCAAGATTGAGATGAACTTTTTGCCGGACGTCTATGTTCCGTGCAAGGTTTGTCACGGCCGCAGGTATAACTCGGAAACACTCGAAGTTACTTACCGTGAAAAAAATATTGCGCAGGTTTTAGATATGACGATCAGCGAAGCCTGCAGCTTTTTTAAAAATATTCCGAAAATTGCCCGCAAGCTGCAGACAATTGTTGATGTCGGTCTGGGCTATGTTAAGCTGGGGCAATCAGCAACAACCTTGTCTGGTGGTGAGGCACAGCGGATGAAGCTGGCTGCCGAATTGCAGAAGCTCTCAACCGGGAAAAACTTTTATATCCTGGATGAACCAACGACCGGACTGCACACAGATGATATCAAGCACCTACTGGAGGTGTTGCAGCGGCTAGTAGACCAGGGCAACACGGTTTTGGTAATTGAACATAACCTGGACGTGATAAAAAATGCCGATTGGCTGATCGATCTTGGCCCCGAGGGCGGCGAAGGCGGTGGCATGATTGTTGCAACCGGCACCCCGGAAGACTTGGTTAAAGTTAAGGATAGTTACACAGGACAATATTTAAGGCCGGTTCTGCAACGTGATACGCGCTTAACTATCAAAGCTGCTAATAAATAGAAAATTATTTTTTTATGATAAAGTTTTATTATTTTCTAAAAAGTGTAAAATAGCAGCAGGAGGAATATTATGGACAATTTTTCTAATTACGGCTATCATCGCGGTTTTGATTGGGCAGCATTCATTTCGGGCATTTTAATGGTAATTGCCGGGCTCTTGTTACTGCGCCATCCCGGAGTTGGCCTAAAAGCGTTTATTTTATTGTTTGCAATTTTGTCAATCGTTCAGGGAATTGTTTGGCTGGCAATTTACAGTCATTTTCGCTATTTTATCCCCGGTAGCTGGGTGATGATCATCGCTGGTCTGCTAGATATTATTATTGGAGCGCTGTTTCTGTATTCGTATGACGCTGCAGGAATTACAATTGCCTACCTGTTTGCCTTTTGGTTTTTATTTGATTCAATTGCCAATATTATTTTTGGCTGGCAGTTACGTAAGATTTCGCTAGGTTATTTCATTTTTTGCTTAATTTTAAATATTTTCAGCTTCTTGATTGCAATCTGTCTAATGTTTAATCCAGCTTTGTCGGCATTAACGCTGGTCTGGTTGATTGCTTTTTGGCTGTTAATTTTTGGCATTAACCAAATAATTATTGCGATTGCCCGCCGCTAAAATGCTGCATTTGTTAAAAAACAACGTAAAATTTTATTAGTAAAAAAAGACAGTTTTTCTGTCTTTTTTCTTTGACTAAAAAATACAGTGACTGCTTATCTTTTTGCTAAAATTATTAGTAAAAATTGCACAAGTTCAAGCTAATCTTTATAATACCAATATACGGAGGTATTCAGATGAATATTGGTCTTTTTACCGATACATATTTTCCCCAGCTTAGTGGGGTTGCGACTTCGGTTAAAACGCTGAAGGACGCACTGGAAAAAGAGGGGCACAATGTCTTTATCTTTACGACGACTGATCCCCATGTAGCTAAGGGAACGGTTGAACCAAATGTTTTTCGTTTCAGCAGCATTCCCTTTATTTCCTTTACTGACAGGCGAATTGCCTTTCGCGGCTTTTTTGAAGCAACCAAAGTTGCGCGAGAGGTAAAATTGGACATTGTGCATACGCAGACCGAATTTGCCCTAGGCATGATGGGCAAGTATGTTGCCCACCAGCTTAATATTCCGGCAATTCATACTTACCATACGATGTATGAAGATTACCTGCACTATGTGCTAAACGGCCACTTGCTCCGCCCGTACCACGTCAAGCAGTTTACCAAGGGCTATCTCAAAAGCATGGATGGGGTCATTGCCCCTAGTGAACGTGTTCGGGTTTTGCTTAAAAAATATGGCATTAAGATTCCGATTAGGGTAATCCCCACCGGCGTTGACATTGAAAGCATGAACGAGGATTCCCCCCGAAATGTTCGCCAGGAACTGGGGATTGATGAATCTGCTCCTGTCCTTCTAACTTTGAGCAGGGTCGCTGCGGAAAAAAAGATTAACCATATTTTGAACGTGATGCCGGATGTGGTCGATGAATTTCCTGACGTTCGCTTGGTGATTGCCGGTGATGGACCGGAATTAGACGAGCTGCAAGACCAGGTTGAGCGGTTAACCCTTGAAGATTATGTGATTTTCACGGGTGATGTTCCGCATGAAGACGTTGCGAATTTTTACCGCATGGCCGACCTCTTTGTGTCTGCTAGCGACACAGAAACGCAGGGGCTGACATATATTGAGGCTTTGGCGGCAGGAACAAGGTGTGTGGTCTACGACACAGATTACACGGAGCATGTTTTTGATAATCCGGTTTTGGGGAGTGTCTTTACAACGCAAAGTGAGATGCTTGAAGAGATTTTGACCTGCCTTAAGGAAAGCAAAAAAGCAATTCCGCAGGCAGTTCTTGCTAAGAAGTTAAAGCAGATTTCAGCTGCACATTTTGGTAAGCAGGTTTTGGCTTTTTATCAAAGTGCAATTGGAGAATATGAGAAGGCGGATAAAGGGAGCGCAAATGATTAGGATAAATATGTTTTCACAGGCTGATTCGGTGAAGGGCCAGGGCGTCGGTTCGGCCTATAATGAACTGATTGCTTTGCTGAGAAAGCACCTGGTGGATGATTTCTATGTAACTAATAATAAGTATGGCACCGCGGATTTGACCCACTATCACACAATCAATCCGACTTATTTTGCTAACAGTTTTTCACCGGCACGGGGCAGAAAAATCGGGTACGTTCACTTTTTACCGGAAACGCTTGAAGGCTCGATTAAATTACCGGATTTTGCTAAAAAAATCTTCTACGGCTATGTGATAGATTTTTACAAACGGATGGACCAGATTGTGGTTGTCAATCCAATTTTTATTGATAAGTTAGTCAAATACGGCATCAAGCGTGACCGGGTCAAATATATCCCGAATTTTGTTGCTAAGAATGAATTTTCCCCGCAGCGGCAGACGCAGAAAAATGCCTTTCGCAACCAGCTGGGCATTCCGCTGAACAAGTTTGTTGTCTTTGGCGATGGTCAGGTCCAGGCGCGTAAGGGTGTTGATGACTTTGCCAAAATGGCAGTGGCCAATCCTGATGTGCAGTTTATCTGGGCCGGGGGTTTTTCCTTTGGCAAGATTACGGACGGGTACGAACATTTTAAGCAGCTGGTGGATAATCCACCGAAAAACTTACGCTTTACCGGGATAATTGACCGCAGCAAATTGGTTAATTATCTGAATATTGCTGATTTATTTGTTTTGCCGTCTTATGATGAATTGTTTCCGATGTCGGTGCTG
Protein-coding regions in this window:
- a CDS encoding HdeD family acid-resistance protein codes for the protein MDNFSNYGYHRGFDWAAFISGILMVIAGLLLLRHPGVGLKAFILLFAILSIVQGIVWLAIYSHFRYFIPGSWVMIIAGLLDIIIGALFLYSYDAAGITIAYLFAFWFLFDSIANIIFGWQLRKISLGYFIFCLILNIFSFLIAICLMFNPALSALTLVWLIAFWLLIFGINQIIIAIARR
- the uvrB gene encoding excinuclease ABC subunit UvrB, which translates into the protein MIKRQENHKFQLVSKFKPAGDQQQAIDQLTAGFKNGNKEQILEGATGTGKTFTMANIIANLNKPTLVISHNKTLVGQLYGEFKEFFPHNAVDYFVSYYDYYQPEAYVPQSDTYIEKDSAINDEIDQLRHRATSDLMERNDVVVVASVSCIYGLGDPQEYARSVLTIHEGDEYGRNTLLRDLVNIQYDRNDIDFQRGRFRVRGDSVEIFPAGNSSHAYRVEFFGDEIDRIVEIDSLTGEIIGEHESISLFPATHFMTSDEQMKRALKAISAEMDLQVKKFEGQGKLLEAQRIKQRTTYDMEMMGEVGFTSGIENYSRHMEGRKEGEPPHTLLDFFPDDFLILIDESHATMPEVRAMYNGDRNRKQTLVDYGFRLPSALDNRPLKLAEFEKHVNQILYVSATPGDYELERTKNKVEQIIRPTGLLDPKIEVRPIDGQIDDLVAEINKRIDRNERVFVTTLTKKMAEDLTDYLKDLGIKVQYLHSDVKTLERMQILRDLRLGKYDVLIGINLLREGIDVPEVSLVAILDADKEGFLRSYRPLVQTMGRASRNEHGEVIMYADTITDSMRGAIDATTRRRKIQMEFNKEHGITPKTIVKPIREAISATKYVEDADKDESFADLNFDELTAKQKKDMVKNLREQMQAAAKKLDFESAANLRDAIMELQNAGRKPLKKKGSKLNGK
- the uvrA gene encoding excinuclease ABC subunit UvrA, whose product is MANNEIVIRGAREHNLKNIDLTIPKDKLVVITGLSGSGKSSLAFDTLYAEGRRRYVQSLSSYARQFLGQMDKPDVDSIDGLNPAISIDQKTTSHNPRSTVGTVTEINDYLRLLWARVGHPICPNDGTLIERQSAEQMVNRILKLPERTRIQLLAPVIRAKRGAHKEVFKRVQRAGYVRVIVDGEMHEIGEDLALDKNKRHTIDIVVDRLIVKDGIRSRLFDSVESALRLSNGYMNVDVIGGETLSFSEYYACPKCGFTVGEMEPRLFSFNAPFGACPDCDGLGMKLEVDEDLVLPDKSKTLDEGALIPWKNSKYYSEMLKQACTALKIPMDKPFSKLTKKQKSIILHGSTTKIKFHVTGEFGVNDTEVPFEGVMDNVERRYRHPMSTFMRDAMGKYMTELTCSTCHGERLNEKALAVKVMGKNIAEASELPIDHALDFFNQVKLNEQETAIAKPILKEVRDRLTFLVSVGLSYLTLSRSANTLSGGEAQRIRLATQIGSNLSGVMYVLDEPSIGLHQRDNDRLIASLKKMRDLGNSLIVVEHDDETMRQADYLIDMGPGAGSFGGKVMAAGTPEEVAHNPNSLTGQYLTGKKFVPVPLKRRKGNGKKITVTGAQENNLKNLTVDFPLGEFIVVTGVSGSGKSTLVNMILKRALAQKINRNQAKPGKYKSIRGYKNIEKIIDIDQSPIGRTPRSNPATYTSVFDDIRGLFAQTNESKLRGYTKARFSFNVKGGRCEACHGDGIIKIEMNFLPDVYVPCKVCHGRRYNSETLEVTYREKNIAQVLDMTISEACSFFKNIPKIARKLQTIVDVGLGYVKLGQSATTLSGGEAQRMKLAAELQKLSTGKNFYILDEPTTGLHTDDIKHLLEVLQRLVDQGNTVLVIEHNLDVIKNADWLIDLGPEGGEGGGMIVATGTPEDLVKVKDSYTGQYLRPVLQRDTRLTIKAANK
- a CDS encoding glycosyltransferase family 4 protein, giving the protein MIRINMFSQADSVKGQGVGSAYNELIALLRKHLVDDFYVTNNKYGTADLTHYHTINPTYFANSFSPARGRKIGYVHFLPETLEGSIKLPDFAKKIFYGYVIDFYKRMDQIVVVNPIFIDKLVKYGIKRDRVKYIPNFVAKNEFSPQRQTQKNAFRNQLGIPLNKFVVFGDGQVQARKGVDDFAKMAVANPDVQFIWAGGFSFGKITDGYEHFKQLVDNPPKNLRFTGIIDRSKLVNYLNIADLFVLPSYDELFPMSVLEAFSCGTPVLLRNLDLYKAIISGFYLSGDDFAQMNAQLKKAVADKELLRKYSYLANMASQKYSEDNLALIWRDFYHQQYELGKKLGQIH
- a CDS encoding glycosyltransferase family 4 protein, with the protein product MNIGLFTDTYFPQLSGVATSVKTLKDALEKEGHNVFIFTTTDPHVAKGTVEPNVFRFSSIPFISFTDRRIAFRGFFEATKVAREVKLDIVHTQTEFALGMMGKYVAHQLNIPAIHTYHTMYEDYLHYVLNGHLLRPYHVKQFTKGYLKSMDGVIAPSERVRVLLKKYGIKIPIRVIPTGVDIESMNEDSPRNVRQELGIDESAPVLLTLSRVAAEKKINHILNVMPDVVDEFPDVRLVIAGDGPELDELQDQVERLTLEDYVIFTGDVPHEDVANFYRMADLFVSASDTETQGLTYIEALAAGTRCVVYDTDYTEHVFDNPVLGSVFTTQSEMLEEILTCLKESKKAIPQAVLAKKLKQISAAHFGKQVLAFYQSAIGEYEKADKGSAND